TCCCTCGCCAGCGGTCACGTATGCGCTTCAGGAGGACGTCTTCATCAAATGCAACGATGGCAGATTTTACCTGGGCACCATTATTGACCAGACAAGCGATCAATATCTTATCCGCTTTGATGACCAGTCGGAGCAATGGTGTGAACCGGATAAGCTGCGCAAGCTAGGTGGCGGTAGCTCGATTACCGCTGGCGGAGGCGGTGCCTCTACCACGGAATCCACGAATACCTCCCCCAGTGGACCCATGTGCGTGGCCTGCAAGCGATCGGATATCGAAGATGTGGTCGAAATTTGCGAGCGCTGCGGACGTGGCTACCATCGTGGTTGCACCGTTGAAATTGTTACTGGCAGTGGAATTTGGAGTTGCAAACGCTGCGCTAAACCCATGAAAATGCAACAGCCTGTCAGCCATAAGATCACAAAACCAGCGGGAATTTGTCGCCAGTTGCCCTACCATGTGAGTATTCTACGAACCCAAGCCAGCGGATTAGATTCTTAATCCGGTTTTACCCACAGGCGGATAAGCTCAGCTGGGATGAGAAGCATCGGGTCAACGAAGAGCAGATCTACTGCTACTGCGGCAAACCGGGAAAATTCGATCACAATATGCTGCAGTGCTGCAAATGTCGGAACTGGTTCCACACCCAATGCATGCAGAACTTCAAGAAGAAGCTGCTGCGCGGCGATATGTACGTATTCAATTGCTTTACTGTGATCTAAACTGAAATGAATCTCATTGTCTAGGTTCTTTGTTTTCTGCTGCACGGTCTGCAACAATGGCATAGAATTCGTTCGTCGTATGCAAATCGAATGGGTGGATGTGCTCCACATTGCACTATACAATCTGCGAAAGCATCAGCACCAGAAGTACCATCACCTGCTAAATGACATTTGGCCCTTCATACTCGAGCAGCGCCACCAGCTGCCTATCTGCGAGAAGTGGCGCACACTGCCCGAAACGGCACTGATGGAGCGTCTCAAGCAAACCCTTAAGGATTACTCTGACAGATTTGTTTGCGGCAGGGAGTTTAAAAGGGCTCCGGCCTTCTATGCACTGAGACACAGTGGCCCGCCACACATTCCCAAGGTATTCCTTGAGCCCCACGAGGAGCTGTCCGATGAGCTGCTCGAAAAAAGATTTAAACTAATGCTCATGCCCGAGGAGCCTGATGAAGGTGCCAACGAGCTTCCGAAAAGAGTTCCCAAAGATGTGTATGAGTTTAATACAGATGAAGATGACCCAGTCGAGACCAGCGAGGACGAAATACCCATCAAACAGATTATTGAGAAGGCCAAAAAGCAGGCCGCTCAGAAGGCCGATAAGCATGATGAGTTGCCACTGAAGCCGGACCTCGCCGACGACAATGCCAACGATGGCGATCCCGGCAAACTACCAGCTCCCATTCCACCTCTGCTGGACGCAAACAGCAGTCGGAAGCGCAAGGCTTTCCGATTGTCCAAACGCTATGACAACAGCCGCAATCACTGTGATCTATCATCCGACGAGAATTCAAGCAGCAGTCGGGGAACCAGTTCGTTGGACCTCATCATACCACCGCCGGTCAACTTTTTGGGACGCAACAATCCATTCCTTATGGCCACTCCCAAAAAGGCGTCGCAGGGACGAAGTATTTCTGTGGGAACTGGAGTCGGAGTAAATGGCATCATAAACAGCATTTTCAAGCTTAAGGGCACCTCCAAGGAGCAGCCGCGCATGGTGCGCACCATCAAGCGAAGACTGAGTGCCAAAGACATTACGATAGGGCCCAATCAGGAAGTGCGCAGACGACGCACTCGCCGCCTGACCACGGCCATTGAGGTAAGAGTTTAACTAACAACAATGTAACTATAATGTTTgagatgtttttttcgtttccaCTTAATAGGTcatcagcaccaccaccatcaaTCCCATACCCAGCCACTACCTTCCTATCTATGCCAAAGATCTGCAGCCACCCGCGCCGCCAATGGGAAAGCCGACACATGGGCGCCTGTTGCGCCAGCGACCACAGAAGCAGTCACCCAGCCAAAGCCGCCGGAACTCCACCAGCTCGACggcaaccagcagcagcagcaacggcatTGGAGCCCCAGGACATTCCATGCTGGACTTGAAGCAGTCGGTGAACAAGTACTTTGGTGGCGCTATGAATCGCATAGATGCTGGTGAGCCCTTTGCCATTCGGGCCAAGCGGCGCATGGGAAATGGACAGGTCCAGTACCTGGTGGAGTGGGGCGGAGATACAGCGACAACGGCGATTGGATTGCTTGGAAATTGAACCCTTTGGCATACCGACTCATTATGAATTTTATATTCTTCATTTCCATTATCATTTCTTTTCGTTATTATGTATTAATGAACGCTGCCAACTACGGGCCTCTTTATTTGTTAATGTTTAAAAGTTTATTACCAACCCACTGCCAAAATAGAAAAAGATTGTTCAAAATATTGGTTCAGCATTaaagcgataaaatgttaaattgtaaaaaaaaaaaacgaaaaaaaagcaaaaagcaacTGAATACAGGTTATAATTGTGCAATGGCAGTTAAGTGTTGCAGCAGAACATAAATAAGTTTTCACAAAATTGGTAAAAGTATTACAAGATTAATCTGGAAGCCTATGTAAAATTCGCTGATGAATGAAAACGTATTAAATAATGAGAACAATTCAGTTAAGTTCAGTACTGTACTTTAGCGATACGCCACGCCCATgtatgtttttgaaaaatataccTTCAAATGGGAAAACTCACAAATCATGTCatgcatacaaaaaaaaaacaattgatatacatacatacacacaaatttaataaaatgtagGACTAGTTCAATAATTTTCACCCATAGTCTAGGCAAAACTACACAATAATGAATTAAGCCAGTACGTTTTATGTTTAACTATTAAATGCtacgaaaaatcaaaattgagTTGAAAGCAAACTAATTCTCAAGCCAAGTAAATGTTTGGCCAAACCAGATCGAAATATGTTTAATGAAGTATATAATGCCCAAATAAATGTTTCCGAAATGTCAAATCTTTTAAGATTTTACTCAGGACACGCCAGTAGGCGCCCAAAGTGACACTTCGCTTTGAAGCTTGTCAGGCACCGACGCCTCACACCGCTTCATTAGGTACTCGATCGCCAGATAGGGCACATGCACCAGACGTTCAAAAcgggaaaaagaaaaaaaaaattatcctCAGCCATCCTTGAATGTGGTCTATTtcgtaaaaacaaaaacacaaaaaaaaaacttaaaaaattcTTCAATCTCTGTAGTGCCGATTTCCATCGAGAACGAAAAGAAGTACTCAAGCACTTCTCGGAGTGTCGACTTGCAGCCTCATCGCTTTATTCTCTGATTTAGGTAAGTTCGCACAGTGGGGAATTACAAAGATGGGATTCGGTTTTCGGAGCATACGCTAATATCTGTGCAgtgccaaaaaatcattttctaAAAGTCTACGCtcatttttaaaagaaaaaaaaactgcattCCTAATTTTGGATTGTGTTTTATGAGACAAAGTATTCAAGGACATTGGCGAAAATATCAGAACATAAATGAAGCAGAGTTACCAAAGAACCCCTGAAAATGCACAAGTATTTCATGTTTCGGGAATTagctaaatataaaaattttttatgtGTGATGGCTGGCttttttgaaattcaaaataatgcTTCGTAATTAGTAAATTGTCCTCACGGATTTTTTAGTGACATTTATTTGTCTCTAACCCTATGTGGCAGCATTGTGCAGTGGGATTTAATCGATACTTTGTGGGGTCATCGCTAACGAATCTCCTCTCTATGAGTCGTGTAGAGTCCGTTTACGTGAGCGGTCGTGGATTCGCTTTCAGCACACGGCTTATCACATATTTTTTGTGaagaaaaaacatataaaaaataaaaaaaaatattaaaacacaaaaacgtaacaaaaaaaattgtaaaaagtaGCAAAAAAAATCGAGCGTGTTTGAGAAGTAAGTACAGTGTAAAGCTATTGGTTACAATGGTGTAGAGAGTGAGAGGGCGCAACGCACGACAAAGCGAATAGGGAAATTTTCCTTTCCCATCGAAATTTGCTTTGTTTGCGGTCGTTCTTCGCTCAAAGATGGCGTCTATAAACGCCAGATTGCCCGCAAAATAGTGGTCTAGGAACTAGTTGTCGCATATTTTCGAGAAAATCAAAGAATTCCCCAAAATTCGATCAGGCAAACGCGTGTCTATCTTTGTGTCTGTGTGGAAATTTTCCAACACGAAGAGAAATAAAAGGGGAGAGcaaagagcaacaacaaagcaaatgCCAACGTTGCCATGTCTACCGACTGTCACATGTACCAGTGTTGCCACCCAGACACACAGACAGAGAGACGAATAGAAGACCGAAAGCCACGCCgctttttttctttctatttcaCCGCCTGCCTGGTCGAATCCATCCGGTCCGTAAAGATTAAGAAAAAACCCAAAATTCAGTGTCAAAAAAGTGGAAATTAATTGTTAAAAATTGCAGGTAGACCTGATCACCAAATATGGCTTCTCTATACGTCGGTGATCTCCCACAGGACGTCAACGAATCGGGACTTTTTGACAAGTTCTCGTCTGCTGGTCCAGTGCTGTCCATTCGTGTCTGCCGCGATGTGATTACCCGTCGCTCGTTGGGCTATGCCTACGTCAACTTCCAGCAGCCAGCCGATGGTGAGTAATCCCCGCAAAAGTAGTGTAATTTTTTTAGTCTTACTGCCCGCAAAAGTAGCCCCCTTCCGCgcgaaacaaagaaaacacgTGTGCAGTTTTGCACTCGCTtactcacacacgcacgcacactaGCGCATGTCATACAGTGGGGCTAAACGCAAGTCCAAACTGGACTTTATTGAAAGATGTCTTTCATAGGAGACCAGATAAACGGCTTCCAAGTGTTTCATAACTTGTTCCACAGTGCACTGCTTACGTTAATCTCgtcgcgcacacacacacgcactcaaTTCCCGCCAgtgtgtacacacacacacatgattATATCAGTTCCAGTTATTCTGGATGTATACGATTTGTGCGGGGGGATGATGGGGGCTAAACAGCTGGCTCGTGGCACTCATCAACTGTTCGCCTAGAAATTTCCGTCTCAATTTCGCACAAAATTGCAATTATGATGGAATAATATGGTTCCATACTGCCCAAACTGCTTATCGCAGCCCCGCCCATTGGTGGTTTCATTGTTTCCTTGCCCGTTCTTCTCGTTTTATTCGTGTGATGTGTGTTGTTTCCAAGCGGCAAACTTGCGCGCACGCACACGCCGACGCGCAAAAACATGTGTTCATTGTTGTTTGGACCATTTCTTTTTGGCCTTCATCTATTTTAGGTTATATTCCATTAACTGAGTTTCCGCACGTTCGCTCTTTAGTTTTCGTACTGCCTCcaacttttgttttgctttcacTTTCTCATATCTTCCATACTCTCCGCATTCCATCCATCAACACTTCCAAATTCTTGACATGTCAGTGAACTGCTTTTCGGCCTCTCTTTTAACCATCAAAATCTTGTTTttacaaaaaacgaaaacaaaactttcACTGCGCATAGTTGGTGCTTCTTCGATTCCCGTTGTTCGCttacatttgtttattcaaTTAAGCGCACAATGGCACAAAGCTGGCGGTTGGTGATGATTACGCTGCGTGTGAAAGTCTGTCGCATTCCAGCAAGTTTCTTGAACTCTAGCTGTTAAGGTTAGGTTGGAAAAACAGACCTTTCAAAAATGATACCATCTCGTTCTAGACTAGTAACACCctaaatgtttttcttttttcgattCATATCTCGCAACTCCTACCCATTGGTTGGTCAGATTTATCTCTTTTTGACACGACTAAGATTCAATGTTGCCAGAGAAAGCAATGCAACTTACCATGTA
The sequence above is drawn from the Drosophila melanogaster chromosome 2R genome and encodes:
- the Pcl gene encoding polycomblike, isoform A; protein product: MMNNHFHLQHDHPPQNVAHPFMQQPSTAVPSAPPATYGYLAQPAGQQPQWMTTTYQILPPSVGPATVAKRYYATTGPQTTHPTHPSTIQITNSFAQQSTPPKQQAATSCSPFKANNIRIISTAPSVYSLNKPPQEAHSTYAPVQSYYLPSGGGQTAGQINLLAASGTGKQLQPPPLVPVTNSTSPPSTVVLDRINICINNHYTETPTSLSSSLTTAQQPSPIIPAIQHKAILPLIDSSTADSSSCSSSSVSSSSYSGTATTSAAVVIVDEPDSTTTTPQTPPTTPEAMSSPGKSSPSPPLLATQSLLKGVNSMKPSFKTVEAAPPTPPTPPSPPPPPPAPPVAAPSPAVTYALQEDVFIKCNDGRFYLGTIIDQTSDQYLIRFDDQSEQWCEPDKLRKLGGGSSITAGGGGASTTESTNTSPSGPMCVACKRSDIEDVVEICERCGRGYHRGCTVEIVTGSGIWSCKRCAKPMKMQQPVSHKITKPAGICRQLPYHADKLSWDEKHRVNEEQIYCYCGKPGKFDHNMLQCCKCRNWFHTQCMQNFKKKLLRGDMFFVFCCTVCNNGIEFVRRMQIEWVDVLHIALYNLRKHQHQKYHHLLNDIWPFILEQRHQLPICEKWRTLPETALMERLKQTLKDYSDRFVCGREFKRAPAFYALRHSGPPHIPKVFLEPHEELSDELLEKRFKLMLMPEEPDEGANELPKRVPKDVYEFNTDEDDPVETSEDEIPIKQIIEKAKKQAAQKADKHDELPLKPDLADDNANDGDPGKLPAPIPPLLDANSSRKRKAFRLSKRYDNSRNHCDLSSDENSSSSRGTSSLDLIIPPPVNFLGRNNPFLMATPKKASQGRSISVGTGVGVNGIINSIFKLKGTSKEQPRMVRTIKRRLSAKDITIGPNQEVRRRRTRRLTTAIEVISTTTINPIPSHYLPIYAKDLQPPAPPMGKPTHGRLLRQRPQKQSPSQSRRNSTSSTATSSSSNGIGAPGHSMLDLKQSVNKYFGGAMNRIDAGEPFAIRAKRRMGNGQVQYLVEWGGDTATTAIGLLGN